The Arachis hypogaea cultivar Tifrunner chromosome 14, arahy.Tifrunner.gnm2.J5K5, whole genome shotgun sequence genome has a segment encoding these proteins:
- the LOC112744151 gene encoding ATP-dependent helicase BRM isoform X4 produces the protein MQSAGSGGSGRNPSAGRAASASPSSSSQFSLDSLHQQQQQQQKIGSRQSFPHQLLKKPEGSEAFFAYQTGLQGGFGTNNFSPSNAMPQQPQKFVDLGQQSSSQGQVADRQMLNYQQAYLQYALQAQQKSALAMQSQKQSKMGIPGPSSVNDQDMHTGNLKIQDLMSMQAVNQSQASSSRNSSEHFAHGEKQMEQGQQLALDQKSEGKPSSQGPATGHLMPGNSMRPPVQAPPMQQSMLNMLKDPLPFTKTAQYQAMQAWARNLSDPSRCLKMAQLIPQMQSRTVPQPKANDTNVGTQSLPVSVSNPQASSPTVASENTTHTNSSNDASAQSSSAKAKQTGLSNHFGPPINASIAGNSSEVALAQFNLHGRDSQGSLRQSAVKNGMSSMHPQHSSASLNLGADHPLNAKTSSSSSEPVQMQHIRQSNQSVVQDGGLSNEGGSINHSKYQGAPSQMPQQRTAFTKQQLHVLKAQILAFRRLKKGEGTLPQELLRAISPPPLDSQVQQPVTSAGGQNQDQSEVTVAEQPKQMESIAKDSQSISSINAKGSSKQEVFARDEKSTTTIHVQAMPLVIKEPAGKEEQQSVGCSAMSDQEGEHGIRQIPVRNESVLDRGKAIAAQASVSEQLQNNKTEQASTVPQPKDVGLTRKYHGPLFDFPFFTRKHDSFGSSMMLNHNNLSLAYDVKELLYDEGVQVLNKKRTENLKKIEGLLAVNLDRKRIRPDLVLKLQIEEKKLRLLDLQARLRDEIDQHQKEIMAMPDRPYRKFVKLCERQRMELARQVQASQKALREKQLKSIFNWRKKLLEAHWGIRDARTARNRGVAKYHEKMLREFAKRKDDDRSKRMEALKNNDVDRYREMLLEQQISIPGDAAERYAVLSTFLTQTEEYLHKLGSKITAAKSQQEVEEAAKAAAAAARLQGLSEEEVRVAATCAGEEVMIRNQFIEMNTPRDSSSVNKYYSLAHAVSERVVRQPSMLRAGTLRDYQMVGLQWMLSLYNNKLNGILADEMGLGKTVQVMALIAYLMEFKGNYGPHLIIVPNAVLVNWKSELHTWLPSVSCIFYVGTKDTRSKLFSQEVMAMKFNVLVTTYEFIMYDRSKLSKVDWKYIVIDEAQRMKDRDSVLARDLDRYRCQRRLLLTGTPLQNDLKELWSLLNLLLPEVFDNKKAFHDWFSKPFQKEGPNQNAEDDWLETEKKVIIIHRLHQILEPFMLRRRVEDVEGSLPPKVSIVLRCKMSAVQSAIYDWVKSTGTLRVDPEDERRKVLKNPLYQAKPYKTLNNRCMELRKTCNHPMLNYPFFDEFMDRDFIVQSCGKLWILDRILIKLQRTGHRVLLFSTMTKLLDILEDYLQWRRLVYRRIDGTTSLEDRESAIMDFNRPDSDCFIFLLSIRAAGRGLNLQSADTVVIYDPDPNPKNEEQAVARAHRIGQKREVKVIYMEAVVDKISSHQKENELRSGGLVDMEDELAGKDRYMGSIESLIRNNIQQYKIDMADEVINAGRFDQRTTHEERRSTLETLLHDEERYQETVHNVPSLQEVNRMIARSEEEVELFDQMDEELDWSEEMTRHDEVPKWLRTSTREVNAAIAALSKRPSKNILFGGSMGMESSELGSEKRRGRPKGKKHPNYKELEDDDIIECSEESSEERNGYSAHEGEIGKFEDEVHSGGDGANPMEKDQVEHGPPFNAGYELPQSLENAKNHTVEEAGTRGSSLDSQILTHTVTPSVYSRKFGSLSALDAKPSSISKRVDELEEGEIAISGGSHMDHQQCRSWIHDRDEGEDEQVLQQPKIKRKRSLRVRHRPVIERPEDKSGIEMVPLQRGESSLIADNKYEGQTRTDRESKSFVDNNASKHDKDESSLENKKNLPSRKAANSFKLHGSPKSNRMICLSAPSEDGGEHPKESWEGKPINSAGSSAHGSKMTEIIQRRCKNVISKFQRRIDKEGQQIVPLLSDLWKRMENSGYTGGSGNSLLDLRKIEQQIDALEYNGVMELVFDVQFMLRSAMQFYGYSYEKQKVPFLSPAKLIPMP, from the exons ATGCAATCTGCCGGCAGCGGTGGCTCGGGCCGGAACCCCTCGGCTGGCCGGGCGGCTTCGGCATCGCCGTCGTCGTCTTCCCAATTTAGCCTGGACTCATTGCATcagcaacagcagcagcagcagaagatAGGTTCTAGGCAG TCATTTCCACATCAATTGCTAAAAAAACCAGAAGGAAGTGAAGCATTTTTTGCATATCAAACAGGGCTTCAAGGTGGATTTGGGACTAACAATTTCTCACCTTCTAATGCCATGCCTCAGCAGCCTCAAAAATTTGTTGATTTAGGTCAGCAGAGCTCCAGCCAGGGACAAGTTGCTGACCGGCAAATGCTCAATTACCAACAAGCATACCTTCAATATGCTCTGCAGGCTCAACAAAAATCTGCTTTGGCAATGCAGTCACAGAAACAATCTAAAATGGGGATCCCAGGCCCTTCATCTGTGAATGATCAGGACATGCATACTGGAAATCTGAAAATACAGGACCTTATGTCTATGCAAGCTGTTAATCAATCCCAAGCATCGTCCTCTAGGAATTCATCTGAACATTTTGCTCATGGGGAAAAGCAGATGGAGCAAGGACAGCAGCTAGCACTTGATCAGAAGAGTGAAGGAAAGCCTTCATCCCAAGGACCAGCCACTGGACACTTAATGCCGGGAAATAGTATGAGGCCACCTGTGCAAGCACCACCAATGCAGCAGAGCATGCTAAATATGTTGAAGGATCCATTACCATTTACTAAGACTGCTCAATATCAGGCTATGCAGGCATGGGCAAGAAATTTATCTGATCCTTCAAGATGTCTTAAGATGGCTCAGCTCATTCCGCAGATGCAATCAAGAACAGTTCCACAACCAAAGGCAAATGATACTAATGTTGGTACTCAGTCATTACCAGTCAGTGTTTCAAACCCACAGGCTAGTTCTCCAACAGTTGCAAGTGAGAACACAACACATACTAATTCATCTAATGATGCTTCTGCACAATCAAGTTCTGCTAAAGCAAAGCAGACAGGTCTATCTAACCATTTTGGCCCACCAATTAATGCCAGTATTGCTGGAAATTCCAGTGAAGTTGCATTGGCACAATTCAATCTTCATGGCAGAGACTCGCAAGGTTCTTTGAGGCAATCAGCAGTTAAAAATGGAATGTCTTCTATGCATCCGCAGCATTCTTCTGCAAGCTTAAACCTAGGTGCAGATCATCCTTTGAATGCAAAAACTTCATCATCTAGTTCAGAACCTGTGCAGATGCAGCACATCAGGCAATCAAATCAATCTGTTGTTCAGGATGGAGGTCTGTCAAACGAAGGGGGTTctataaatcattcaaaatatCAAGGGGCACCATCTCAGATGCCTCAACAAAGAACTGCATTTACGAAACAACAGCTTCATGTTCTTAAAGCTCAGATACTTGCATTTAGACGACTGAAG AAAGGAGAAGGAACTCTTCCCCAAGAACTTCTTCGGGCCATCAGTCCACCACCTCTTGATTCACAAGTGCAGCAACCGGTTACTTCTGCAGGAGGGCAAAATCAAGACCAATCAGAAGTAACTGTGGCAGAACAGCCAAAGCAGATGGAGTCCATTGCCAAGGACTCACAATCTATCTCATCTATTAATGCAAAGGGTTCTTCAAAGCAGGAAGTCTTTGCTAGAGATGAGAAATCCACAACAACAATACATGTGCAAGCTATGCCTTTGGTGATAAAAGAACCTGCTGGAAAGGAAGAGCAACAATCTGTTGGTTGCTCTGCTATGTCGGACCAGGAAGGTGAACATGGAATTAGACAAATACCTGTTAGAAATGAGTCGGTGTTAGATAGGGGAAAGGCTATTGCAGCCCAAGCTTCTGTTTCTGAACAATTGCAAAATAATAAAACTGAACAAGCAAGCACTGTTCCGCAGCCAAAGGATGTGGGCCTCACCAGAAAATATCATGGACCACTATTTGATTTTCCTTTCTTCACCAGGAAACACGATTCCTTTGGTTCATCAATGATGCTAAACCATAATAATTTGTCACTGGCATATGATGTGAAAGAGCTTCTTTATGATGAAGGTGTGCAAGTCCTTAACAAGAAAAGGACAGAAAATTTAAAGAAGATTGAGGGTTTACTGGCAGTTAACTTAGATAGGAAAAGAATTAGGCCAGATCTTGTGTTGAAGTTGCAAATTGAAGAAAAAAAGCTTCGCCTTTTAGATCTACAGGCACGTTTAAGGGATGAGATTGATCAACATCAAAAAGAGATAATGGCAATGCCAGATAGGCCATATAGGAAATTTGTTAAGTTGTGCGAACGTCAGCGTATGGAACTTGCTAGACAAGTACAGGCATCACAGAAAGCTTTAAGGGAGAAGCAACTGAAATCTATATTCAATTGGCGCAAGAAGCTTCTTGAAGCACACTGGGGCATTCGTGACGCACGGACTGCTCGCAACCGGGGGGTGGCCAAGTATCACGAGAAGATGTTGAGAGAATTCGCGAAACGTAAGGATGATGACAGGAGCAAAAGGATGGAAGCCTTAAAAAACAATGATGTTGATAGGTACAGGGAGATGTTGCTGGAGCAGCAGATTAGTATCCCGGGTGATGCTGCAGAGAGATATGCTGTTCTTTCAACTTTCTTAACCCAGACTGAAGAATATCTACATAAATTAGGAAGTAAGATAACAGCTGCTAAGAGCCAACAGGAAGTGGAGGAGGCAGCAAAAGCTGCTGCAGCTGCTGCACGATTGCAG GGTCTTTCTGAAGAAGAAGTCAGAGTCGCAGCAACTTGTGCTGGAGAGGAAGTGATGATTAGAAATCAGTTTATAGAGATGAATACTCCTAGAGACAGTTCATCTGTCAACAA GTATTACAGCCTTGCTCATGCTGTGAGTGAAAGGGTTGTAAGACAACCATCCATGTTACGAGCTGGAACATTGAGAGACTATCAAATG GTTGGTTTGCAATGGATGCTTTCTTTGtataacaacaaattaaatggAATATTGGCAGATGAGATGGGTCTTGGTAAAACCGTTCAG GTCATGGCATTAATTGCGTACTTGATGGAATTTAAAGGGAACTATGGCCCACATCTTATAATAGTGCCAAATGCTGTTTTGGTTAACTGGAAG AGTGAGTTGCATACTTGGTTACCATCCGTGTCATGCATTTTTTATGTTGGAACAAAGGatacaagatcaaaattattttCTCAA GAGGTTATGGCTATGAAATTTAATGTCCTTGTGACTACTTATGAGTTCATCATGTATGACCGGTCAAAGCTTTCAAAAGTTGATTGGAAGTATATCGTAATTGATGAAGCACAGAGAATGAAGGATAGGGATTCAGTTCTAGCACGCGATCTTGACAGATACCGTTGTCAACGACGCTTGCTTCTGACAGGAACACCTTTGCAG AATGATTTGAAGGAACTCTGGTCACTTTTAAATTTACTTCTTCCAGAGGTTTTTGACAATAAGAAAGCCTTCCATGATTGGTTTTCAAAACCATTTCAAAAGGAAGGTCCAAATCAAAATGCAGAGGATGATTGGcttgaaacagaaaagaaagtCATCATTATCCATCGACTCCATCAGATTCTTGAGCCTTTCATGCTTAGGCGTCGCGTTGAAGATGTTGAAGGCTCTCTACCACCAAAG GTCTCCATAGTTTTACGATGTAAAATGTCAGCTGTCCAGAGTGCCATTTATGACTGGGTTAAATCCACTGGCACCCTTCGTGTTGATCCTGAGGATGAGAGAAGAAAGGTTTTGAAGAATCCACTCTACCAGGCAAAGCCTTATAAAACTTTAAATAACAGATGCATGGAGCTACGCAAAACCTGCAATCATCCAATGCTTAATTACCCATTTTTTGATGAATTTATGGATAGAGACTTTATTGTACAATCTTGTGGGAAGTTGTGGATTTTGGATAGGATCCTTATCAAACTTCAAAGAACTGGACATCGAGTTTTGCTGTTTAGTACCATGACAAAGCTCCTAGACATCTTGGAAGACTATCTGCAATGGCGGAGACTAGTTTACAGGAGAATTGATGGGACAACAAGTTTGGAAGACCGAGAATCAGCAATAATGGACTTCAATAGGCCTGATTCAGACTGTTTCATCTTCTTGCTTAGCATTAGAGCTGCTGGGAGAGGCCTTAATCTTCAGTCTGCTGACACAGTTGTCATTTACGATCCTGATCCAAATCCTAAAAATGAGGAGCAGGCTGTGGCCAGAGCTCATCGGATTGGACAAAAAAGGGAAGTCAAGGTTATCTACATGGAGGCTGTTGTTGACAAGATCTCTAGCCATCAGAAAGAGAACGAATTGAGAAGTGGAGGCCTTGTTGATATGGAGGATGAACTTGCTGGTAAGGATCGATATATGGGATCTATTGAGAGCCTCATAAGGAACAAtattcaacaatataagataGACATGGCTGACGAGGTCATTAATGCTGGACGTTTTGATCAAAGAACAACACATGAAGAAAGACGTTCAACTTTGGAGACTTTATTACATGACGAGGAAAGATATCAAGAAACTGTTCATAATGTTCCGTCACTACAGGAGGTTAATCGCATGATTGCTAGAAGTGAAGAGGAAGTTGAACTGTTTGATCAAATGGACGAAGAACTGGATTGGAGTGAAGAGATGACACGGCATGATGAGGTGCCTAAATGGCTTCGAACCAGCACAAGAGAAGTGAATGCTGCTATTGCTGCTTTATCTAAAAGACCATCAAAGAACATTTTATTTGGTGGTAGTATGGGCATGGAATCTAGTGAATTGGGTTCTGAAAAGAGAAGAGGACGACCCAAGGGAAAAAAGCATCCTAATTATAAAGAGTTGGAGGATGATGATATAATTGAGTGCTCTGAAGAAAGCTCTGAGGAAAGAAATGGATATTCTGCACATGAAGGGGAGATAGGAAAATTTGAAGATGAAGTACATAGTGGGGGTGATGGAGCTAATCCCATGGAAAAAGATCAAGTCGAACATGGTCCACCTTTTAATGCTGGATATGAACTTCCTCAGTCtttagaaaatgctaaaaatcacACAGTTGAAGAAGCTGGTACGAGAGGATCATCATTAGATAGTCAAATATTGACACATACAGTGACACCATCAGTTTACTCACGGAAATTTGGTTCCCTCTCTGCATTAGATGCCAAGCCAAGTTCCATTTCAAAAAGG GTAGATGAGTTAGAAGAAGGGGAAATTGCAATATCTGGTGGTTCTCACATGGATCATCAACAATGTAGAAGTTGGATTCATGATCGTGATGAAGGTGAGGATGAACAAGTTCTGCAGCAACCCAAGATCAAACGCAAACGTAGTCTACGTGTTCGACACCGTCCTGTCATCGAAAGGCCTGAGGACAAATCTGGCATTGAGATGGTTCCTCTTCAACGTGGAGAATCATCTCTTATTGCAGACAATAAATATGAAGGTCAAACAAGGACTGACCGAGAATCAAAATCATTTGTTGACAACAATGCCAGCAAGCATGATAAGGATGAATCTTCAttggaaaataagaaaaatttaccTTCAAGGAAAGCAGCTAATTCATTCAAATTACATGGCTCACCTAAGTCTAATCGTATGATCTGTTTGTCTGCTCCTTCAGAGGATGGTGGCGAACACCCTAAAGAAAGTTGGGAAGGAAAGCCTATCAACTCAGCTGGATCTTCAGCTCATGGCTCTAAGATGACCGAAATTATTCAGAGAAGA TGCAAAAATGTAATTAGCAAATTCCAAAGGAGAATAGACAAGGAAGGCCAACAAATTGTACCTTTGCTATCAGATTTGTGGAAGAGGATGGAGAATTCTGGGTACACTGGCGGATCAGGGAACAGTTTGTTGGATCTACGAAAGATTGAGCAGCAGATTGATGCATTGGAGTATAATGGAGTAATGGAGCTTGTGTTTGATGTGCAGTTTATGTTGAGGAGTGCGATGCAATTTTATGGATACTCATATGAG AAGCAAAAGGTTCCCTTTCTTTCTCCGGCCAAATTGATTCCAATGCCATAA